A part of Nitrospinota bacterium genomic DNA contains:
- the pbpC gene encoding penicillin-binding protein 1C, whose amino-acid sequence MSFSYRWPLKVLLLLMAFAAMVHLESASTVSIVDFYPEPNTVFEDRTGNILRWVPDENGERHTWMPMHSIPDIVQKAFISAEDHRFYSHPGIDFMAIMRAVRSNLAEGHIVSGASTLTQQLSRLTYPRKRTYYDKMVELIRSLRIEWLLDKQQILELYLNRVPLGNNLVGISAGSMVYFGKALSRLTSSEAALLASLPKAPGNLNPYGRNVSYLTERKNWVLKQMHKYRHISSWELESGLQTMPFIKPKSFPFDAPHFINLVLPLKQQGNLKTTIDLKLQKRVEQVLNSHQFRLKRKTARQASVVILDNANSEILSLVGSIEYSNLNEGFNNGTNALRSPGSTLKPFLFAQALDLGLNTATILEDIERTYASPRGIYSPVNFNRKSYGPVSMRNALGNSLNQTAVSLLNTIGYSSFYETLRSLDLINFPKRGPEHYGLGMVIGNPEVTLVQLASAYASLARGGLFLPAKYFINDKSQKGKRVFSEEASYIITDMLSDSSARTLTFGDFFNQKLPFKVALKTGTSTNFRDGWIVGYTPKYTVAIWVGNFNGQPTGGLSGAQAAGPILVDILNELYPNGFSSSFPRPDRVISTEVCSHSGMRPNKFCPHVKRELFINGMGPGEICNYHNGSGETHDLPPQFATWLHSKYKKGVEGNYRLAGFSKDLDKAFQKGNKINRDTQRRFEPSNLAIQITRPVNGEIYILNSNEEAYEIRMDASSTTPLTEITWYVDGREHDKVGPPYKTKWPLSRGRHTITAVGPGHSGDSIAIEVR is encoded by the coding sequence ATGTCCTTTTCCTACCGATGGCCTTTAAAAGTTTTACTTCTATTGATGGCCTTTGCCGCAATGGTTCATCTTGAATCAGCCAGCACTGTTTCCATTGTTGATTTCTACCCTGAACCGAATACGGTATTTGAAGATAGAACAGGAAATATTCTTCGTTGGGTTCCTGATGAAAATGGCGAGCGTCATACCTGGATGCCTATGCACAGCATCCCTGACATCGTTCAGAAAGCCTTCATTTCCGCTGAAGACCATCGTTTCTACAGTCATCCGGGAATTGACTTCATGGCAATTATGCGTGCTGTTAGAAGCAACCTTGCCGAAGGACACATTGTGTCCGGTGCTTCAACACTCACCCAGCAACTTTCCCGGCTGACCTACCCGAGGAAAAGAACCTATTACGACAAGATGGTTGAGTTAATAAGAAGTCTGAGAATTGAATGGCTACTCGACAAGCAACAAATCCTTGAACTCTACCTTAACAGGGTTCCGTTGGGTAACAACCTGGTCGGGATCAGCGCTGGTTCAATGGTTTATTTCGGGAAGGCCCTTTCCCGGCTGACCAGCTCCGAGGCCGCATTGCTCGCGTCTCTTCCCAAGGCACCGGGGAACTTGAATCCATATGGCAGGAATGTCTCGTACCTTACTGAAAGAAAAAATTGGGTATTAAAACAAATGCACAAATACAGACATATAAGTTCCTGGGAATTAGAGAGTGGTTTACAAACCATGCCCTTCATAAAACCGAAGTCATTTCCCTTTGATGCTCCCCACTTCATAAACCTTGTATTGCCTTTAAAACAACAGGGAAACCTGAAAACCACGATAGACTTGAAACTACAAAAACGTGTTGAGCAGGTTCTGAATTCACATCAATTCAGGTTGAAAAGAAAAACCGCCCGCCAGGCTTCAGTTGTCATTCTCGATAACGCAAATTCGGAAATACTAAGTCTTGTAGGTTCTATAGAATATTCAAATCTAAATGAGGGATTTAATAATGGGACAAACGCTTTGAGGTCTCCCGGCTCTACCCTCAAACCATTTCTTTTCGCACAAGCCCTGGATTTAGGATTGAATACCGCAACAATACTCGAAGATATAGAAAGAACATACGCCTCGCCGCGTGGCATTTATAGTCCGGTAAATTTCAACCGCAAGTCATACGGACCGGTCTCCATGAGAAATGCTCTTGGTAATTCCCTGAATCAAACTGCGGTCAGCCTGCTCAATACGATTGGCTATTCTTCATTTTATGAAACCCTGCGATCCCTGGACCTTATAAACTTTCCTAAACGAGGTCCCGAACATTATGGCCTTGGAATGGTAATAGGAAACCCGGAGGTCACCTTGGTCCAACTTGCATCTGCTTATGCCAGTTTGGCAAGAGGGGGATTATTTCTACCTGCAAAATACTTTATTAATGATAAGAGTCAAAAAGGTAAAAGGGTCTTTTCAGAAGAGGCCAGCTACATCATCACGGACATGCTTTCTGATTCCTCGGCAAGAACACTTACTTTCGGTGACTTTTTCAATCAAAAGCTTCCATTCAAGGTAGCTTTAAAAACAGGTACGAGTACCAATTTCCGAGACGGCTGGATAGTCGGCTACACACCTAAATATACCGTGGCAATTTGGGTTGGCAATTTCAACGGGCAGCCAACAGGTGGCTTGAGTGGGGCACAGGCAGCCGGTCCTATCCTGGTTGATATATTGAATGAACTATACCCGAATGGTTTCTCATCATCTTTCCCCAGGCCTGACAGAGTGATTTCGACAGAGGTTTGTTCACATTCAGGTATGAGGCCAAATAAATTCTGCCCGCATGTGAAACGTGAATTATTTATTAACGGAATGGGGCCTGGAGAAATCTGCAACTATCACAACGGATCAGGGGAAACACATGATCTTCCTCCACAGTTCGCAACATGGCTCCACAGTAAATACAAAAAAGGTGTTGAGGGTAATTACCGCCTTGCCGGTTTTTCGAAGGACCTGGACAAAGCATTTCAAAAGGGAAATAAAATCAACAGGGATACCCAAAGAAGATTCGAACCGTCAAATTTAGCAATACAAATCACGAGACCAGTAAACGGCGAAATATACATACTGAATTCAAACGAAGAAGCATACGAAATTCGAATGGATGCGTCCAGCACCACTCCCTTAACTGAAATCACATGGTACGTGGACGGCAGAGAACATGACAAAGTTGGTCCTCCTTACAAAACCAAATGGCCACTTTCAAGGGGCAGGCACACCATCACGGCGGTTGGCCCTGGCCATTCAGGAGACTCCATCGCGATAGAAGTCAGGTAG
- a CDS encoding PBP1A family penicillin-binding protein, with the protein MKAARFIIEKGFYVSVALFIVIVCLVVGMYFKVHKDLPQLPDNLKTIYLKPPTEIYSSDGVLLKVLGERLIVDLDMISPHFQKAIIAVEDARFYEHRGLDHISLIRAVLANFKGGRMVQGGSTLTQQLAKNLFFSFEKNWVRKFKELLIALQMEVTFSKSEILEAYCNQVYFGNGVYGVEEASRLYFAKRAQDLTLLEAAMLAGIPNSPNIFNPFRNFKRAFRRSKIVLNRMKEGGDITENQKKEALKSKVSIQDKKKSSSPNFYFIDFVLAQIEKQYGKEFVYSGGLKIITTLNTVAQQNAQKAADRNLKFLERRMAKAGNEESLEAALVCIENKTGAVRVMLGGRDHSQSQYNRAISNNRMPGSSFKPFVYMSAMTNLGYSPATVVVDEPIQLNIPGSPPWIPKNYNEKYFGPVVLKTALAKSLNIVSIKLMYQLTPNKVITTARRFGVTSPLEKNYSLALGTSGVSPLELASAYSVIANSGVYNKPYFIEKIESYDGKILFENLIHKVHRFSPNEIYPLMDMMQGVIENGSGQVIRKIGFDHPAAGKTGTTNDFKDGWFTGFVKEFTTSVWVGFDNNKSMIGPQGKGITGSHAAAPIWALFMKQLMKGRDKSNFTIPPGIKFENVNFKTGFLEKEKSKETIQVAVKEDVELSFPPPDLAIQGNGTKEPLVAEEKTFQPVAVGEHPANFIQEPEKVESKSLNANEEHKINASNQLDIQIWFMLNLKNASLDQVKNISDSWFLNILKETKEPGAKDISRLMQGRKNVIDHLINLVGSIDAKFKGGLTLRNVMMPSEIKIYAD; encoded by the coding sequence ATGAAAGCCGCCAGGTTTATTATTGAGAAAGGTTTTTATGTTTCAGTTGCCCTTTTCATTGTAATTGTTTGTCTGGTTGTGGGGATGTATTTCAAAGTCCACAAAGACCTTCCACAACTTCCCGACAACTTAAAAACCATTTACTTAAAGCCTCCAACAGAAATCTATTCTTCAGATGGAGTTCTGCTAAAAGTCCTCGGTGAGCGTTTAATCGTTGACTTGGACATGATATCCCCGCATTTCCAGAAAGCCATCATTGCCGTGGAAGATGCAAGATTTTATGAGCATAGGGGGCTGGATCACATTTCCCTCATTCGAGCTGTTCTGGCTAATTTTAAGGGAGGGAGAATGGTTCAGGGAGGGAGCACGTTAACGCAACAGCTCGCTAAAAATCTATTCTTTTCTTTTGAGAAAAACTGGGTGCGGAAATTCAAAGAACTATTGATCGCATTGCAGATGGAAGTTACCTTTTCAAAAAGTGAAATTTTGGAGGCTTATTGCAACCAGGTTTACTTCGGCAACGGGGTATACGGTGTTGAAGAAGCCAGCAGGTTGTATTTTGCCAAGCGTGCACAAGATCTCACTTTACTGGAAGCCGCCATGCTGGCAGGCATTCCAAACTCTCCCAATATCTTCAATCCATTCAGAAATTTTAAACGGGCTTTCAGGCGCTCCAAAATTGTTTTAAATCGCATGAAAGAAGGAGGAGATATTACAGAAAATCAAAAAAAAGAGGCTTTGAAATCTAAAGTTTCTATACAGGATAAGAAGAAATCTTCAAGCCCAAACTTTTATTTCATTGATTTTGTATTGGCGCAAATTGAAAAGCAATATGGGAAAGAGTTTGTTTACTCTGGAGGTCTGAAAATTATTACCACCTTGAATACTGTTGCTCAACAAAACGCTCAAAAAGCAGCTGACCGCAATTTAAAGTTTTTAGAAAGAAGGATGGCAAAAGCAGGAAATGAGGAATCTCTGGAAGCGGCATTGGTCTGCATTGAAAATAAAACAGGCGCGGTTCGGGTCATGCTTGGAGGGCGGGATCACTCCCAGAGCCAGTATAATCGGGCTATTTCAAATAATCGCATGCCCGGCTCCTCTTTCAAGCCTTTTGTTTACATGAGTGCCATGACAAACCTTGGATATAGTCCGGCGACTGTAGTGGTGGACGAACCCATTCAATTAAATATCCCTGGCAGTCCTCCCTGGATTCCCAAAAACTACAACGAAAAGTATTTTGGGCCGGTTGTTTTAAAAACCGCATTGGCAAAGTCGCTCAATATCGTTTCTATAAAGTTGATGTACCAATTAACCCCCAACAAAGTGATAACCACGGCCAGAAGGTTTGGAGTCACAAGTCCTTTAGAAAAAAATTATTCTCTTGCCTTGGGAACCTCTGGTGTTTCACCCCTGGAACTGGCTTCTGCTTACAGCGTAATAGCCAATTCAGGTGTTTATAATAAGCCATACTTCATTGAAAAAATTGAGAGTTACGATGGAAAGATTCTATTTGAAAACTTAATACATAAAGTTCATCGTTTCTCACCAAATGAAATCTACCCTCTAATGGATATGATGCAGGGAGTGATTGAAAACGGATCGGGGCAGGTAATTCGAAAAATTGGATTTGACCATCCAGCGGCTGGAAAAACCGGAACTACCAATGATTTTAAAGATGGATGGTTTACTGGATTTGTTAAAGAGTTTACGACATCTGTCTGGGTTGGATTTGACAACAATAAATCAATGATTGGTCCTCAAGGTAAGGGAATTACCGGGTCTCATGCAGCCGCTCCGATATGGGCTCTCTTTATGAAACAACTGATGAAGGGAAGGGATAAATCTAATTTCACCATTCCACCTGGAATCAAGTTTGAGAATGTAAACTTTAAAACCGGTTTCCTTGAAAAGGAGAAATCAAAAGAGACAATCCAGGTGGCTGTCAAGGAGGATGTTGAACTATCTTTTCCTCCACCAGATTTAGCTATTCAAGGTAATGGCACCAAAGAACCTCTTGTTGCCGAAGAAAAGACTTTCCAGCCAGTGGCTGTTGGAGAACATCCTGCAAATTTTATTCAAGAGCCTGAGAAGGTTGAGAGTAAGTCGTTAAATGCAAATGAGGAACATAAAATCAATGCAAGCAACCAACTAGACATTCAAATCTGGTTCATGTTGAATCTGAAAAATGCCTCTCTGGATCAAGTAAAGAACATCTCTGATTCCTGGTTTTTAAATATATTGAAAGAAACCAAAGAACCGGGAGCAAAAGATATTTCCCGGCTGATGCAGGGAAGAAAAAATGTAATTGATCATTTGATAAACTTGGTTGGTTCCATCGATGCAAAATTTAAAGGAGGTTTGACATTACGAAACGTAATGATGCCTTCGGAAATTAAAATATATGCAGATTAG
- a CDS encoding tetratricopeptide repeat protein has translation MKRNYKILLFVIFAGIFWLTPIVGTATPSNDSYGDPLDEVFRLKETLRSDSANVKARNDLGILYMKLEKNQEAINEFERALKVTPYYPMGPFFSGNVYTDAKRYQNQIDQFQKVIQTNQEYAKAHNNLGLVYLKLENYEEAKKEFEESIKINPKSVNPHNNLGILLEKQGEKELAISKYQDALNLEPDNATTLHNLSLANYSSKNEEHSTHSLSQASTNLKERQENRQNTFTLQPAINFGTDKKEVEIIFSSQSKTTQAIPLKVETNSFSKGIDSSKFTPFAETNQAIDTAETPKEFIVQKAVFGEGQILENIQEPESEITNTDDYNLVHQNNTKAIQPPNEDTDMELPKGEPAEKIKILTVTADIENKSELEKEDGKENIEEEMSEKPSVPSLYPATQNNHQVAETQNPDPVLGDWLFKFPK, from the coding sequence ATGAAAAGGAATTACAAGATTCTTCTCTTCGTCATTTTTGCCGGTATTTTTTGGTTAACCCCAATTGTTGGAACAGCAACCCCATCCAACGATTCCTATGGTGATCCTCTCGATGAAGTTTTCAGATTAAAAGAAACTTTGCGGTCTGATTCAGCAAATGTGAAGGCTCGCAACGATCTTGGAATTTTGTATATGAAATTGGAGAAGAACCAGGAAGCAATCAATGAGTTTGAAAGGGCTTTAAAGGTAACCCCCTACTACCCAATGGGGCCGTTTTTTTCTGGAAATGTTTATACGGATGCCAAGAGATATCAAAATCAAATTGATCAATTTCAAAAAGTGATCCAAACAAACCAAGAATATGCCAAGGCTCACAACAACTTGGGTTTGGTTTATCTGAAACTTGAGAATTATGAAGAAGCCAAAAAGGAATTTGAAGAATCCATAAAAATTAATCCAAAATCCGTTAACCCTCACAACAACCTTGGAATACTTTTAGAGAAACAAGGTGAAAAGGAATTGGCAATCTCCAAATATCAAGATGCGTTAAATCTGGAACCTGACAATGCAACGACTCTTCACAACCTCAGTCTTGCTAATTATTCATCAAAGAATGAAGAACATTCAACTCACTCCCTGAGCCAGGCTTCGACCAATTTAAAAGAAAGACAAGAAAACCGGCAGAATACATTCACCCTTCAACCTGCGATCAACTTTGGAACAGACAAAAAGGAAGTTGAGATCATTTTTTCTTCCCAATCGAAAACTACACAAGCGATTCCTTTAAAAGTTGAAACCAATAGTTTTTCAAAAGGTATCGATAGTTCGAAATTCACACCTTTTGCAGAGACCAATCAAGCAATTGATACTGCTGAAACTCCAAAAGAATTCATAGTGCAAAAAGCAGTCTTCGGTGAAGGACAAATTTTGGAAAATATTCAGGAACCTGAATCAGAGATAACCAATACTGATGACTATAACCTTGTGCATCAGAATAATACCAAGGCAATTCAACCACCAAATGAAGACACGGATATGGAACTTCCTAAAGGGGAGCCTGCAGAGAAAATAAAGATTTTGACAGTGACCGCTGACATTGAAAATAAGAGTGAATTGGAAAAGGAAGACGGCAAAGAGAACATAGAAGAAGAAATGTCTGAGAAACCATCTGTGCCTTCTCTTTATCCAGCAACCCAGAACAACCATCAAGTTGCAGAAACACAAAACCCTGATCCTGTTTTAGGTGATTGGCTTTTTAAATTTCCAAAATAA